The segment AATGTCAACCTTAATTTCCTTTGCATTCGCGTACTTGTTGATGTTTTGTAACCCTTCCTGCAAAATCCGGTACATGTTAATTTTGATAGCATTGCCTATTTTATCCCAGTTAATAGAGGTGTCAATATGATAGATTACCTCGGCTTCATGTGAGGACTTCTGCTCTTCCAATAAATTATGAACGATTGACACAAAGTTATTAATTAAAACTAATTTCTCTCTATTCAGGTCGTGTGAAATTTCACGAATATCCTGTTCGATAGTTTTTAATTCATTTAATAATTCATTTCTTTTTTGCGGTGCATCAGGATCGGTACTTGAATTCAAACTATCCAGATTTAAACGCAATCCAAACATCCTCCCTAAAACACCATCGTGGAGATCTTGCGCCAAGCGTTTCTTTTCTTTGTTTCTGCTTTCATCAATGATAGACTGCTGCGACATCATGAGATTAAAAATTTCCTCATTTGCTTTTTGTTGGGCTTGTTTAAATAACAACTCTCGTGTTCTGGCGCGTTGCGCTCTTACTATAAATAATAATGCCACTAAAATGAAAGTTACTACAAAAATTAAAAGCAGGTTTCTATTTCTATTTTCAAGGACATCGTTTTGCTGAATGATTTCCTTTGTTTCGAATTGAATTCTACTAAAACGATCTTTAGAATTTCGTTCTGCAATTTGTAGACTATCACTAATTCTAATGTATTCATCAGAATATTGAACAGATCTTTTTTTGTCAACATTCGCTGCTTGTTTTAAAGATGCAATTCTAAAAATTGGTATATTAGATTTTTTAGAACCATTTATTGCTTGCTTTGAAAACTCAATCGCCTTTAAAGTATCTTTAACTTGCGAAAAATATTCGGATAAGTGAATGTATACTACAACTTTTGAACTCTGATTTTTGAGGTTATTTTTATATTTAAGTGAGTTATAAAAGAGTTCTGGAAGATTAGCAAAGTTGTTTGATTTTAATTCAGAATACGCCAGATTATCAATAATTATAGAATACAATTCTGGATTTTGGACTTTGAGTTTATCATTAGACAGCGCTTTTCTATAGGAAGCGATTGCTTTCTTATAATCTTTTAAATCACTATATACCAGTCCAAGATTATTTAAACTATTTGCTTCCTGATGTTCACTCGTCTGAAGCTTACCGGTTTTAATGGTTTCCAAGGCTTTTTGATAATAAAAAATTGCCCTACTATATTCCTTTAATTCTGATGAAACTGAACCGAGGCTACTTAAAGTCGCATAAATTCTTTGATAATCCTCTGTCTTTTTTAAAATACTATATGCTTTTCTTAGCGAAAGATCGGCTCCCAAAAAATCGTTCGCGTCTAATTGAACGACACCCTTTTTTAGTAGAACAACTCCATAATCTATATCATTAAAATTTTTGTATATTTTTTCAGATTTAAGATAATGATAGAAGGAACTATCAAGAACGTGTTCATTATAGTAATAATTGCCAAGGCATCTATGAGATCTGGCAATAAGGACACTATCACCCGATGATTCAGAAAGTTTAAGCAATTTTTGAGAAGAAGCCTTATATTTATTCCATTCTCCTAAACCAAAATAATTGTCTATTATTTGATTTAAGTTTTTCCTTTTATCTGA is part of the Flavobacterium sangjuense genome and harbors:
- a CDS encoding tetratricopeptide repeat-containing sensor histidine kinase; this encodes MRKIHLLIFLTVFLFNCNNHEDKTSKDNYIQKTEIYLKKIETSNSDKEALKLNDTAYIILVKAKNSSDKRKNLNQIIDNYFGLGEWNKYKASSQKLLKLSESSGDSVLIARSHRCLGNYYYNEHVLDSSFYHYLKSEKIYKNFNDIDYGVVLLKKGVVQLDANDFLGADLSLRKAYSILKKTEDYQRIYATLSSLGSVSSELKEYSRAIFYYQKALETIKTGKLQTSEHQEANSLNNLGLVYSDLKDYKKAIASYRKALSNDKLKVQNPELYSIIIDNLAYSELKSNNFANLPELFYNSLKYKNNLKNQSSKVVVYIHLSEYFSQVKDTLKAIEFSKQAINGSKKSNIPIFRIASLKQAANVDKKRSVQYSDEYIRISDSLQIAERNSKDRFSRIQFETKEIIQQNDVLENRNRNLLLIFVVTFILVALLFIVRAQRARTRELLFKQAQQKANEEIFNLMMSQQSIIDESRNKEKKRLAQDLHDGVLGRMFGLRLNLDSLNSSTDPDAPQKRNELLNELKTIEQDIREISHDLNREKLVLINNFVSIVHNLLEEQKSSHEAEVIYHIDTSINWDKIGNAIKINMYRILQEGLQNINKYANAKEIKVDISGDSENVFLKIQDDGIGFDVNKKSKGIGMQNMISRTNDCQGIIDITSKKDHGTTIIITIPTETKQLIEEQA